One Aphelocoma coerulescens isolate FSJ_1873_10779 chromosome 5, UR_Acoe_1.0, whole genome shotgun sequence DNA segment encodes these proteins:
- the ZFP36L1 gene encoding mRNA decay activator protein ZFP36L1 — MSTALVSPTIFDLSEVLCKSNKMLNYSPSGVSGCLLDRKAVGTPAGGGFPRRHSVTLPNSKFHQNQLLSSLKGEPAPMLGPRESRFRDRSFSEGGERLLQQKQPGGQVNSSRYKTELCRPFEENGACKYGDKCQFAHGIHELRSLTRHPKYKTELCRTFHTIGFCPYGPRCHFIHNAEERRAVAGSREPAVTDRPRLQHSFSFAGFPSTAASGLLDSPTSITPPPMLSADDLLGSPTLPDCASNPFTFSSQELVSLFAPSMGVQVPSGSSPTTFLFRPMSESPNLFDSPPSPQDSLSDQEGYLSSSSSSHSGSDSPILDTSRRLPIFSRLSISDD; from the exons ATGTCCACAGCTCTGGTGTCGCCCACCATCTTCGACTTGAGCGAAGTTTTATGCAAG AGCAACAAGATGTTGAATTATAGCCCCTCGGGTGTCAGCGGGTGCCTGCTGGACAGGAAGGCGGTGGGCACTCCGGCGGGCGGGGGTTTCCCTAGGAGGCACTCTGTCACTCTGCCCAACTCCAAGTTTCACCAGAAccagctcctcagcagcctGAAAGGGGAGCCGGCTCCTATGCTGGGCCCCCGGGAAAGCCGCTTTCGGGACCGCTCCTTCTCCGAGGGTGGTGAGCGCCTgctgcagcaaaagcagcctGGGGGACAGGTGAACTCCAGCCGCTACAAGACGGAGCTGTGCCGGCCCTTCGAGGAGAACGGTGCCTGCAAGTATGGTGACAAGTGCCAGTTCGCCCACGGCATCCACGAGCTGCGAAGCCTCACCCGTCACCCCAAGTACAAGACCGAGCTGTGCCGCACTTTCCACACCATCGGCTTCTGCCCCTATGGGCCGCGCTGCCACTTCATCCACAACGCGGAGGAGCGCCGCGCCGTGGCGGGGAGCCGGGAGCCCGCCGTCACCGACAGACCCCGCCTGCAGCACAGCTTCAGCTTTGCCggcttccccagcactgctgccagcGGGCTGCTGGACAGCCCCACTTCCATCACACCGCCGCCCATGCTGAGCGCTGACGACCTGCTGGGCTCCCCCACCTTGCCTGACTGCGCCAGCAACCCtttcaccttctccagccaggaGCTGGTCAGTCTCTTCGCCCCCAGCATGGGGGTGCAGGTGCCCAGTGGGAGCTCCCCCACCACCTTCTTGTTCAGGCCCATGTCCGAGTCCCCCAACCTGTTTGACTCGCCACCCAGTCCTCAGGACTCCCTCTCTGACCAGGAGGGCTatctgagcagctccagcagcagccacagcggCTCAGATTCCCCTATCCTGGACACCTCAAGACGTCTTCCCATCTTCAGCAGACTCTCCATCTCCGACGACTAA